Proteins from a genomic interval of Quercus lobata isolate SW786 chromosome 11, ValleyOak3.0 Primary Assembly, whole genome shotgun sequence:
- the LOC115967696 gene encoding cysteine-rich and transmembrane domain-containing protein WIH1-like isoform X1, with translation MNHSSNPQGPVDYYPPTGGAYAQKGEIHHQPPPGAADPHVSYPPPQTAYPPVGYPPMNYGPGGYPQQPPPQAYNAPTKNKGDGFLKGCFAALCCCCALDMCFDF, from the exons ATGAATCACTCCAGCAACCCTCAGGGCCCAG TAGATTATTATCCTCCAACTGGTGGTGCATATGCTCAAAAAGGTGAAATACACCATCAGCCTCCTCCTGGTGCTGCTGATCCTCATGTGTCTTATCCACCACCACAGACAGCTTACCCACCAGTTGGTTACCCCCCCATGAACTATGGTCCTGGAGGTTACCCTCAACAACCACCTCCCCAAGCCTATAATGCACCAACTAAGAACAAGGGTGATGGGTTTTTGAAGGGATG TTTTGCTGCCTTATGTTGCTGCTGCGCTCTGGATATGTGCTTTGACTTTTGA
- the LOC115969148 gene encoding DEAD-box ATP-dependent RNA helicase 27-like, whose translation MAEEEAEQKHTTTTTVVDETKKKKRKRNRPNKNSAAEEVELPQNHEEEEANKVEEENEMKKQKKKKKDKKEKKEKKMKIEEEKETQEEEEEEERENGEESKEEEEEKKKKKKVKSGGGGIMSSESFESLGLSEPTRNAIKDIGFQHMTQIQARAIPPLLLGKDVLGAARTGSGKTLAFLIPAVELLHHIRFAPRNGTGVIIICPTRELAIQTHSVAKDLLKYHSQTLGLVIGGSARRTEAERIVKGVNLLVATPGRLLDHLQNTKGFMYKSLKCLMIDEADRILESNFEEEMKQIIKLLPKNRQTALFSATQTRKVEDLARLSFQTTPIYIDVDAGRNKVTNEGLQQGYCVVPSAKRFILLYSFLKRNMSKKVMVFFSSCNSVKFHSELLRYIQVDCLDYHGKQKQLKRTTTFFNFCKAEKGILLCTDVAARGLDFPDVDWVVQYDPPDDPKEYVHRVGRTARGEGAIGNALLFLIPEELQFLRYLKAEKVTVKEYEFDQKKLANVQSQLEKLVGSNYYLNQSAKDAYRSYILAYNSHSMKDIFDVHRLDLQAVAASFCFSNPPKVNLNIDSGASKFRRKMRKVEGGKHGFSESNPYGRHGHGDDKRQFTMH comes from the exons ATGGCCGAAGAAGAAGCAGAGCAAAAGCACACGACGACGACGACGGTCGTGGacgaaacaaagaagaagaagcggaagAGAAATAGGCCTAACAAGAATTCAGCTGCTGAGGAGGTTGAGCTGCCTCAAAaccatgaagaagaagaagctaacAAAGTCGAGGAGGAGAATGAAATgaagaaacagaagaagaagaagaaggataagaaggagaagaaggagaagaagatgaagattgaagaagagaaggaaacgcaagaggaagaggaagaggaagagagagagaatggcgAGGAATcaaaggaggaggaggaggagaagaagaagaagaagaaggtgaagagtggtggtggtgggattATGAGCTCTGAGTCATTTGAATCTCTGGGTCTCTCTGAACCCACTCGCAATGCTATTAAGGATATAGGATTTCAACATATGACTCAG ATTCAAGCGAGAGCAATTCCGCCACTCTTGCTTGGTAAAGATGTTCTTGGAGCTGCAAGGACAGGTTCTGGGAAAACTCTTGCTTTTCTAATACCAGCTGTCGAGTTGTTACATCACATCCGTTTTGCTCCTCGTAATGGAACCGGAGTCATCATTATTTGCCCAACAAGGGAGCTAGCAATACAAACCCATTCTGTGGCAAAAGACCTTCTTAAGTACCATTCCCAAACTCTTGGTTTGGTTATTGGTGGTTCAGCTAGAAGAACGGAAGCAGAGCGTATTGTCAAGGGAGTGAATTTATTAGTTGCAACCCCTGGTCGACTGCTTGACCATCTTCAAAATACCAAGGGATTCATGTATAAAAGCTTGAAG TGTCTAATGATTGATGAAGCTGACAGGATACTAGAATCAAACTTTGAGGAAGAAATGAAGCAGATTATTAAGCTGCTACCAAAG AATAGGCAAACCGCTTTATTTTCAGCTACCCAGACTAGGAAG GTTGAGGATCTGGCACGCTTATCATTTCAGACAACTCCTATCTATATTGACGTTGATGCTGGGAGAAATAAG GTCACCAATGAAGGGCTGCAGCAAGGCTATTGTGTTGTGCCCAGCGCCAAGAGATTTATTCTTTTGTATTCCTTCTTGAAAAGGAATATGTCAAAGAAAGTAATGGTCTTCTTCTCTTCATGCAACTCGGTCAAATTCCATTCCGAACTACTGAGATACATTCAGGTGGACTGCCTTGATTACCATGGAAAGCAAAAGCAGCTGAAAAGGACAACTACTTTTTTTAACTTCTGCAAAGCAGAGAAGGGGATCTTGCTATGTACTGATGTTGCTGCTCGTGGGCTTGATTTTCCTGATGTG GATTGGGTTGTGCAGTATGATCCCCCTGATGATCCCAAG GAATACGTTCATAGGGTTGGCCGAACAGCTCGTGGGGAAGGTGCAATAGGAAATGCTCTGCTTTTTCTGATACCTGAAGAGTTGCAATTTCTTCGCTATCTAAAG GCAGAAAAAGTCACCGTTAAAGAGTATGAATTTGATCAAAAGAAGTTGGCTAATGTGCAGTCTCAACTG GAGAAGTTGGTGGGCAGTAACTATTACTTGAATCAGTCAGCTAAAGATGCATACAGATCCTACATATTAGCATATAACTCTCACTCTATGAAAGACATCTTTGATGTTCACCGCCTTGATCTGCAG GCTGTTGCTGCTTCTTTCTGTTTTTCAAACCCACCAAAGGTGAATCTGAACATAGATAGTGGTGCCTCAAAGTTCAGAAGGAAAATGCGAAAAGTTGAAGGAGGTAAACATGGTTTCAGTGAGAGCAACCCTTACGGTAGACATGGACATGGAGATGATAAACGACAGTTTACAATGCATTAG
- the LOC115967696 gene encoding cysteine-rich and transmembrane domain-containing protein WIH1-like isoform X2, protein MNHSSNPQGPDYYPPTGGAYAQKGEIHHQPPPGAADPHVSYPPPQTAYPPVGYPPMNYGPGGYPQQPPPQAYNAPTKNKGDGFLKGCFAALCCCCALDMCFDF, encoded by the exons ATGAATCACTCCAGCAACCCTCAGGGCCCAG ATTATTATCCTCCAACTGGTGGTGCATATGCTCAAAAAGGTGAAATACACCATCAGCCTCCTCCTGGTGCTGCTGATCCTCATGTGTCTTATCCACCACCACAGACAGCTTACCCACCAGTTGGTTACCCCCCCATGAACTATGGTCCTGGAGGTTACCCTCAACAACCACCTCCCCAAGCCTATAATGCACCAACTAAGAACAAGGGTGATGGGTTTTTGAAGGGATG TTTTGCTGCCTTATGTTGCTGCTGCGCTCTGGATATGTGCTTTGACTTTTGA